Proteins from a single region of Kluyveromyces lactis strain NRRL Y-1140 chromosome A complete sequence:
- the RFA1 gene encoding replication factor A subunit protein RFA1 (similar to uniprot|P22336 Saccharomyces cerevisiae YAR007C RFA1 Subunit of heterotrimeric Replication Factor A (RF-A) which is a highly conserved single-stranded DNA binding protein involved in DNA replication repair and recombination): MGVQLLEGDLLDIFRIPERYNNPTGGIYQVVQTKKTETNAKKNLILINDGKYHVKALLRNKAAEAAQQAELERGDVFKVLNAECAVIKEKKKFVLLVDEIEIVSRGLDLFNNATEFVDAYLGEHMNELVTLTDNGAVASEAASAAASATSSMTSKMAPTSTSNIPAPQPRSVPKAKSNNGSSQNSRPIFAIEQISPYQNNWTIKARVSFKGDLKKWQNNRGEGHILNVNLLDSSGEIRATAFNDNAIKFNEILQEGKAYFVSKARVQPAKPQFSNLKHPYELSLERDCVVEECMNEDANDVPEMHFNFIKLNDVNNVEKNTAIDVVGILKSVGPHFELAAKSGKKFDRRDVEIVDDSGACISLGLWGEQAIKFNLPEGSVVALKGVRVTDFNGKSLSMGNTSSLFANPDIQEAYTLKGWYDANASNTTFKALKTESGGGADTSKFIADRTTIARAIESNLGRSEKGDYFSVKAAVSFLKVDNFAYPACLNEGCQKKVIMQSDGTWRCEKCDMNHPHPKYRYMLTISIMDQTGQIWLTLFNDQAEQLVGVSANELTELKENNNQAFVALTQKVQMNEYDFRIRAREDNYNNETRIRYTVANLHDLRWKAEADFLAAELLKAL, from the coding sequence atgggTGTTCAACTATTGGAAGGTGATTTATTGGATATTTTCCGTATTCCGGAGAGGTACAACAATCCTACCGGCGGTATTTACCAGGTTGTTCAAACCAAGAAGACTGAGACTAATGCtaaaaagaatttgattctCATCAACGATGGAAAATACCATGTCAAGGCTCTTTTGAGGAACAAAGCTGCAGAGGCGGCTCAACAGGCAGAATTAGAAAGAGGGGATGTTTTCAAAGTGTTGAACGCGGAATGCGCAGTGatcaaagagaagaagaagtttgTGTTGTTAGTAGATGAGATAGAGATTGTTAGCCGTGGGTTAGATTTGTTTAATAATGCTACAGAATTTGTCGATGCTTATTTGGGTGAACATATGAATGAGTTGGTGACTTTGACTGATAACGGGGCCGTAGCATCCGAGGCTGCATCGGCAGCTGCGTCTGCTACATCGTCTATGACTTCTAAGATGGCTCCTACCAGTACCAGCAACATTCCAGCCCCACAACCACGTTCTGTGCCCAAGGCAAAATCGAATAATGGGTCATCCCAAAATTCAAGGCCTATTTTTgccattgaacaaatttctCCATATCAGAACAACTGGACCATAAAGGCCAgagtttctttcaaaggtgatttgaagaagtggCAAAATAATAGAGGTGAGGGCCATATCTTGAATGTGAATTTGTTGGATTCTTCTGGTGAAATTAGAGCCACTGCGTTCAACGATAATGCGATCAAATTTAACGAGATTTTACAGGAGGGTAAAGCTTATTTTGTATCAAAGGCTAGAGTGCAACCTGCTAAACCTCAGTTCTCTAATTTGAAGCATCCTTACGAATTAAGTTTAGAAAGAGATTGTGTCGTTGAAGAATGTATGAATGAGGATGCTAACGATGTTCCAGAGATGcatttcaacttcatcaaacTAAATGATGTCAATAATgtggaaaaaaatactgCTATTGACGTCGTTGGTATCTTGAAGTCAGTGGGTCCACATTTCGAACTTGCAGCTAAATctggaaagaaatttgatCGTCGTGATGTAGAAATCGTAGATGATTCAGGTGCGTGTATATCGCTCGGTTTATGGGGCGAACAAGCTATTAAGTTCAATTTACCAGAAGGGTCTGTGGTTGCTTTGAAAGGTGTTCGTGTTACAGATTTCAACGGTAAGTCCCTATCCATGGGCAACACAAGTAGCTTGTTTGCAAACCCAGATATCCAAGAAGCTTATACATTAAAGGGTTGGTACGATGCTAACGCTTCCAATACAACTTTCAAGGCTTTGAAAACAGAGTCCGGTGGCGGTGCTGATACATCAAAATTCATTGCTGATCGTACCACTATTGCTAGGGCCATTGAATCCAACTTAggaagaagtgaaaaagGTGATTACTTCAGTGTCAAGGCTGCTGtaagtttcttgaaagttgATAACTTCGCTTATCCTGCATGTTTGAACGAGGGATGTCAAAAGAAGGTGATAATGCAAAGCGACGGTACTTGGAGATGCGAAAAATGTGATATGAACCATCCACATCCAAAATACAGATATATGCTTACAATTTCCATCATGGACCAAACTGGACAGATTTGGTTGACCCTATTCAATGACCAAGCAGAACAACTTGTGGGAGTATCGGCCAACGAACTAACagagttgaaagaaaataataaccAAGCGTTTGTTGCCCTTACTCAGAAGGTTCAAATGAATGAATATGATTTCAGAATTAGAGCTCGTGAGGATAACTATAACAACGAAACAAGGATTAGATACACAGTTGCAAACCTCCACGATCTCAGATGGAAAGCTGAAGCTGATTTCTTAGCAGCTGAACTACTAAAAGCATTATGA